DNA sequence from the Acidobacteriota bacterium genome:
AGGGCTCAGCCCACGACGGTGCCGGAGAGCCTCGGCCGCAACATCCTTCTTCCAGCCATCTCGACGCCTATGCGGCGGATCGCCTGAGCGAAGAGGAGGCGGACGCCGTGCGCGAGCATCTGGCGGTGTGTGCTGCCTGCACCGATGGGTTGCTGGCCCGCCTCGACCCCCCGGGCGGTGCGGAAGAGCCGTTCCAGCTCAGCGAGGAGGAGAAGGAGGCGCAGTGGCGGCAGCTGCAGCGTTCCCTCCACACCCCGCCCTCCGCGGTCGTCCGGGAGCGCCAGCGGCCGGACGCCTGGGGCTTGGGTCAGCACACCGCCACGGACAATTTCTCCGAGCTTTCCGGCGGCCCGGTCCTGGGAGTCGGCGGCGGTCCCACCCGCCGTGCTCTGCGCTGGTCCCTGGCGCTGGCGGCGACCTTCTTGCTCACCACCTGCCTGGCGCTCTTCTGGGGCTGGCGGGAGCAGCGGATCCCGGATCCCGAGATCAACCTGCCCATCGCCATGCTGGTGCCGGAGGAGGTCCGTACCCGCGGTGCCGGCGCTGCTCAGCCGGAGCCAACGGCCATCGCCGGAGAGACGCGCACGGTGGTGGTGGTCTTGGTGCTGCCGGTCTCCAACGTTCCCCAGGAGGGTGCCG
Encoded proteins:
- a CDS encoding zf-HC2 domain-containing protein codes for the protein MNEQKPHLQSYLSRLADEKLEEQELGETVAGEGSAHDGAGEPRPQHPSSSHLDAYAADRLSEEEADAVREHLAVCAACTDGLLARLDPPGGAEEPFQLSEEEKEAQWRQLQRSLHTPPSAVVRERQRPDAWGLGQHTATDNFSELSGGPVLGVGGGPTRRALRWSLALAATFLLTTCLALFWGWREQRIPDPEINLPIAMLVPEEVRTRGAGAAQPEPTAIAGETRTVVVVLVLPVSNVPQEGA